One region of Cyanobium sp. M30B3 genomic DNA includes:
- a CDS encoding ABC transporter permease, with the protein MSRRRALIRYLAARLALVPVMLWLIASLVFLLLRVAPGDPVDAVLGTRAPEAARAALRSQLGLDRSLLEQYGQFLGNLLRGNLGESLNSQEPVARIIGQSLPASLELGITALLLAAVVGLAVGFSGIARPEGKLDLAGRLYGVGTYALPPFWAAMLVQLVFAVWLGWLPVGGRFPPTLVPPSGSGFYLLDSLRQGLGGGDWQALAGSLRHLTLPACTLALLLSGIFTNALRLNLRRALGSDYVEAARSRGIGERQVVLRHALPNALLPVLTITGITVASLIGGALLIEVTFSWPGIAFRLQEAIAQRDYPLVQGIVVVVAALVVLVTVTVDLLVALLDPRVRF; encoded by the coding sequence ATGAGCCGCCGCCGTGCCCTGATCCGCTATCTGGCGGCCCGCCTGGCGCTGGTGCCGGTGATGCTCTGGCTGATCGCCAGCCTGGTGTTCCTGCTGCTGCGGGTGGCGCCGGGCGACCCGGTGGATGCCGTGCTCGGCACCCGGGCCCCGGAGGCCGCCCGGGCCGCCCTGCGCAGCCAGCTGGGCCTCGACCGCAGCCTGCTGGAGCAATACGGCCAGTTTCTCGGCAATCTGCTGCGGGGCAACCTGGGCGAATCGCTCAACAGCCAGGAGCCGGTGGCGCGGATCATCGGCCAGAGCCTGCCGGCCAGCCTGGAGCTGGGCATCACCGCCCTGCTGCTGGCGGCCGTGGTGGGCCTGGCCGTGGGTTTCTCCGGCATCGCCCGACCGGAGGGCAAGCTCGACCTCGCCGGCCGCCTCTACGGCGTGGGCACCTACGCCCTGCCACCGTTCTGGGCAGCGATGCTGGTGCAGCTGGTGTTCGCCGTCTGGCTGGGCTGGCTGCCGGTGGGTGGTCGCTTCCCCCCCACGCTGGTGCCCCCCAGCGGCAGCGGCTTCTACCTGCTCGACAGCCTGCGCCAGGGCCTGGGCGGCGGTGACTGGCAGGCCCTGGCCGGCAGCCTGCGCCACCTCACCCTGCCCGCCTGCACCCTGGCCCTGCTGCTCAGCGGCATCTTCACCAACGCCCTGCGCCTCAACCTGCGCCGGGCCCTGGGCTCCGACTACGTGGAGGCCGCCCGCAGCCGCGGCATCGGCGAGCGCCAGGTGGTGCTGCGCCACGCCCTGCCCAATGCCCTGCTGCCGGTGCTCACGATCACCGGCATCACCGTGGCCTCCCTGATCGGCGGCGCCCTGCTGATCGAGGTCACCTTCTCCTGGCCCGGCATTGCCTTCCGCCTGCAGGAGGCGATCGCCCAGCGCGACTATCCCCTGGTGCAGGGGATCGTGGTGGTGGTGGCCGCCCTGGTGGTGCTGGTCACGGTCACGGTGGACCTGCTGGTGGCGCTGCTCGACCCTCGGGTGCGGTTCTGA
- a CDS encoding alpha/beta hydrolase, translated as MLVLLPWGWWCPARAADELLVQIEGLEIPIDLRELEAWSRQPEQQRGSQVVWLNLLDAKARQGLSRLLRAPLLLDRSFGRELLQSWTGQPLLREAGQLLQGVDGENLAPQLQSTLEQLFDRQSEVSSLDLLRALPAERLVLRVDGLLDLAARLRDQLRHQALAVEAVRRQGLPLRRSRSLLPQGQPPGRPQQQLLPVAHRVSPLPLELWPARGGADQRPLLVLMPGLGGSSSQLSWLAGALAERGWPVLVVEHPGSDEAAVKAALEGAAPPPGAESLPARLADLQAVLVARREGRLGLAGDSRLEDGVVLIGHSLGGLAALMATGLVPEAGLSQRCEQALVALPLTNVSRLLQCQLPTITGDGAPEGLAAAPVGTDAVPQLEGSPLRGVVTFNGFGSLLWPRHGLAGLPVPVLMVGGSLDLITPPVPEQLGLLLSSRHPGSRLVLVDGASHFSPVRLSAEERPLFQLGRELVGEEPERVQALLLQLTLEFLESGRQPALLSAQRRDHAGVSAYVLDAAAARRWQGTMGASGAALKPIRTAPEGRAAPPAGPP; from the coding sequence CTGCTGGTGCTGCTGCCCTGGGGCTGGTGGTGCCCGGCACGGGCTGCCGACGAACTGCTGGTGCAGATCGAGGGGCTGGAGATCCCGATCGATCTCCGGGAGCTCGAGGCCTGGAGCCGCCAGCCCGAGCAGCAGCGGGGCAGCCAGGTGGTGTGGCTCAACCTGCTCGATGCCAAGGCCCGTCAGGGCCTCAGCCGGTTGCTGCGGGCGCCCCTGCTGCTCGACCGCAGCTTCGGCCGGGAACTGCTGCAGAGCTGGACCGGCCAGCCCTTGTTGCGCGAGGCGGGCCAGTTGCTGCAGGGGGTGGATGGCGAGAACCTGGCGCCCCAGCTGCAGAGCACCCTGGAGCAGCTGTTCGACCGCCAGAGCGAGGTCTCCAGCCTTGATCTGCTGCGCGCCCTGCCCGCCGAGCGCCTGGTGCTGCGGGTGGATGGCCTGCTCGATCTGGCGGCCAGGCTGCGCGACCAGTTGCGCCACCAGGCCCTGGCGGTGGAGGCCGTGCGCCGCCAGGGCCTGCCGCTGCGCCGCTCCCGATCCCTGTTGCCCCAGGGACAGCCGCCGGGCAGACCCCAGCAGCAGCTGCTGCCGGTGGCTCACCGGGTCTCCCCCCTGCCGCTGGAGCTGTGGCCGGCCCGGGGGGGTGCGGATCAACGCCCCCTGCTGGTGCTCATGCCCGGGCTGGGGGGGAGCTCCAGCCAGCTGAGCTGGCTGGCCGGGGCCCTGGCCGAGCGCGGTTGGCCGGTGCTGGTGGTGGAGCATCCCGGCAGTGATGAGGCGGCGGTGAAGGCCGCCCTGGAGGGGGCGGCCCCGCCCCCCGGGGCGGAGTCCCTGCCGGCCCGGCTGGCCGACCTGCAGGCGGTGCTGGTTGCCCGGCGCGAGGGGCGCCTGGGCCTGGCGGGCGATTCCAGGCTCGAAGATGGCGTGGTGCTGATCGGCCATTCCCTGGGCGGCCTGGCGGCCCTGATGGCCACCGGTCTGGTGCCGGAGGCCGGCCTGAGCCAGCGCTGTGAACAGGCCCTGGTGGCCCTGCCGCTCACCAATGTGTCGAGGCTGTTGCAGTGCCAGCTGCCCACCATCACCGGCGATGGCGCTCCGGAGGGCCTGGCGGCAGCGCCGGTCGGCACCGACGCGGTGCCCCAGCTGGAGGGCTCGCCCCTGCGCGGGGTGGTGACGTTCAATGGCTTCGGCAGCCTGCTCTGGCCCCGGCACGGCCTGGCCGGCCTGCCTGTGCCGGTGCTGATGGTGGGGGGAAGCCTCGACCTGATCACCCCGCCGGTGCCGGAGCAGCTCGGCCTGCTCCTGAGCAGCCGCCATCCCGGCAGCCGGTTGGTGCTGGTGGATGGCGCCAGCCATTTCTCGCCCGTGCGGCTCTCGGCGGAGGAACGGCCGCTGTTCCAGCTGGGGCGGGAGCTGGTGGGCGAGGAGCCGGAGCGGGTGCAGGCTCTGCTGCTGCAGCTCACCCTGGAATTTCTGGAATCCGGCCGCCAGCCGGCCCTGCTCAGTGCCCAGCGGCGCGACCACGCTGGCGTGAGCGCCTATGTGCTCGATGCCGCTGCCGCCCGGCGCTGGCAGGGGACTATGGGGGCCTCCGGCGCCGCCCTGAAGCCGATCAGAACCGCACCCGAGGGTCGAGCAGCGCCACCAGCAGGTCCACCGTGA
- a CDS encoding MFS transporter has protein sequence MAGHRARALAWWHQFPAPLREVASLRLIGSIGAGAVLYLTPLVFHQEAFSASSVTLGLAIAALAGTLGRFLSGLLLDRGVNCGIPVLLACFAALAADSNLFAARSFPAYAQGQVLMGIAMGLYWPAIELAVPLGCASGSRPIPSARGFALARSADAAGVALGALIGALLASRGQLRGIYLLDMLCLSTMVLLLLLRRLPDPPARSRGRGSGADHSWRQWLPPLLPVLLITLLATALPALMQSALPLDLVRGGLRRAAMAPGLGALLIGLQLGLLLLLQWPVGRWLAGRPVATGLALSLACFALGTATLALSALSSQGLWLVALAQVPLALGLAAFLPTATEAVIELTPAEHQGVAMALFSQCFAISSLLAPPLAGLALDHQGHGSGLWLLFALLCLPGFQLARRLRPVASAG, from the coding sequence ATGGCAGGCCACCGGGCGCGGGCACTGGCCTGGTGGCACCAGTTTCCCGCGCCCCTGCGCGAGGTGGCCAGCCTGCGCCTGATCGGATCCATCGGCGCCGGCGCCGTGCTCTACCTCACGCCGCTGGTGTTCCACCAGGAGGCCTTCAGCGCCTCCAGCGTGACGCTGGGCCTGGCCATCGCCGCCCTGGCCGGCACCCTGGGGCGCTTCCTCAGCGGCCTGCTGCTCGATCGAGGGGTGAACTGCGGCATCCCGGTGCTGCTGGCCTGCTTCGCGGCACTCGCAGCCGACAGCAACCTGTTCGCCGCCCGCAGCTTCCCGGCCTATGCCCAGGGCCAGGTGCTGATGGGCATCGCCATGGGGCTCTACTGGCCCGCCATCGAGCTGGCGGTGCCCCTGGGCTGCGCCAGCGGCAGCCGGCCGATCCCCTCGGCCCGGGGCTTTGCCCTGGCCCGCAGCGCCGATGCGGCCGGCGTGGCCCTCGGGGCCCTGATCGGCGCCCTGCTGGCCAGCCGCGGCCAGCTGCGCGGCATCTACCTGCTGGACATGCTCTGCCTGAGCACGATGGTGCTGCTGCTGCTGCTGCGCCGGCTGCCCGACCCACCGGCCCGCTCCAGGGGCAGGGGCAGCGGCGCGGACCACAGTTGGCGGCAGTGGCTGCCGCCGCTGCTGCCGGTGTTGCTGATCACCCTGCTGGCCACGGCCCTGCCGGCGCTGATGCAGAGCGCCCTGCCCCTCGATCTGGTGCGCGGCGGCCTGCGCCGGGCCGCCATGGCGCCCGGGCTGGGGGCGCTGCTGATCGGCCTGCAGCTGGGGCTGCTGCTGCTCCTGCAGTGGCCGGTGGGCCGGTGGCTGGCCGGGCGGCCGGTGGCCACCGGGCTGGCGCTGAGTCTGGCCTGTTTCGCCCTGGGCACCGCCACTCTGGCGCTGTCGGCCCTCTCCAGCCAGGGCCTGTGGCTGGTGGCCCTGGCCCAGGTGCCCCTCGCCCTCGGCCTGGCGGCCTTTCTGCCCACCGCCACTGAAGCGGTGATCGAGCTCACGCCGGCGGAGCACCAGGGGGTGGCCATGGCCCTGTTCTCCCAGTGCTTCGCCATCAGCAGCCTGCTGGCTCCTCCCCTGGCGGGGCTGGCCCTCGACCACCAGGGCCACGGCAGCGGCCTGTGGCTGCTGTTCGCCCTGCTCTGCCTGCCGGGCTTCCAGCTGGCCAGGCGGCTCAGGCCGGTGGCGTCTGCTGGCTGA
- the ychF gene encoding redox-regulated ATPase YchF: MLKAGIVGLPNVGKSTLFNALVANAQAEAANYPFCTIEPNSGIVSVPDARLQQLSDLSGSKEIIPTKVEFVDIAGLVKGASQGEGLGNKFLANIREVDAIVHVVRCFENDDVIHVSGSVGPARDAEVINLELGLADLAQVEKRRERLKKQVRTSKEAQAEDAALERIQAVLEAGGAARSVALSEEEAAMVKPLGLLTAKPIIYATNVSEDELASGNAYCEEVAALAEKEGAGTVRISAQVEAELIELPEEDRAEFLAGLGVEEGGLQSLIRATYSLLGLRTYFTTGEKETRAWTIRAGMTAPQAAGVIHTDFERGFIRAQTIGTQQLLEAGSLAEARNRGWLRAEGKEYVVAEGDVMEFLFNV, encoded by the coding sequence ATGCTCAAAGCCGGAATCGTCGGTCTGCCCAACGTGGGCAAGTCGACCCTGTTCAACGCCCTGGTGGCGAATGCCCAGGCGGAAGCCGCCAACTACCCCTTCTGCACGATCGAGCCCAATTCGGGCATCGTGTCGGTGCCCGATGCCCGCTTGCAGCAGCTCTCGGATCTGAGCGGCAGCAAGGAGATCATCCCCACCAAGGTGGAGTTTGTGGACATCGCCGGCCTGGTGAAGGGCGCCAGCCAGGGCGAGGGCCTGGGCAACAAATTCCTGGCCAACATCCGCGAAGTCGACGCGATCGTGCACGTGGTGCGCTGCTTCGAGAACGACGACGTGATCCACGTGAGCGGCTCGGTGGGCCCGGCCCGCGACGCCGAGGTGATCAACCTGGAGCTGGGCCTGGCCGATCTGGCCCAGGTGGAGAAACGGCGGGAGCGCCTGAAGAAACAGGTGCGCACCAGCAAGGAGGCCCAGGCCGAGGATGCCGCTCTGGAGCGCATCCAGGCGGTGCTGGAGGCCGGTGGCGCCGCCCGCAGCGTGGCCCTCAGCGAGGAGGAAGCCGCGATGGTGAAGCCCCTGGGGCTGCTCACCGCCAAGCCGATCATCTACGCCACCAACGTGAGCGAAGACGAGCTGGCCAGTGGCAACGCCTACTGCGAGGAGGTGGCCGCCCTGGCGGAGAAGGAAGGGGCCGGCACGGTGCGCATCAGCGCCCAGGTGGAAGCCGAGCTGATCGAGCTGCCGGAGGAGGACCGGGCTGAATTTCTGGCGGGCCTCGGCGTGGAGGAGGGCGGCCTGCAGAGCCTGATCCGCGCCACCTACAGCCTGTTGGGCCTGCGCACCTACTTCACCACGGGCGAGAAGGAAACCCGCGCCTGGACCATCCGCGCCGGCATGACCGCCCCGCAGGCCGCCGGCGTGATCCACACCGACTTCGAGCGGGGCTTCATCCGCGCCCAGACCATCGGCACCCAGCAGCTGCTGGAGGCGGGCTCCCTGGCCGAGGCCCGCAACAGGGGCTGGCTGCGCGCCGAGGGCAAGGAGTACGTGGTGGCCGAAGGTGACGTGATGGAGTTCCTGTTCAACGTCTGA
- a CDS encoding efflux RND transporter periplasmic adaptor subunit, whose translation MPLPNGAGRPGPARTNGEQPATTGSQGRPWWRRRRLWAGAVAAGLLLGGAGLWLRQRSTTTDAAIEPFTVLARSGDLPGVVNAAAELEAEQRVNVSPKRQGILEELFVEEGDRVETGQPLARMDAGDLQERLRELKAQLISAQAQLERSRSELERNERLYRQNAISLSDYNTVRSTFLVEQAAVNAARQRLEARRVEQADLIVRAPFAGVVTQRFADPGAFVTPTTTASATAGATSSSIVELSQGLEVVAKVPESDIGRVRQGQQASVRVDAFPDRRFAARVKRITPRAVKLNNVTSFDVFLQFVEPTPELRIGMTADVGFQTGLLQARTLVPTVAIVTENGQPGVLLVGKDRKPSFQPVELGSSGGKDTEILSGLEPGTRIFIDLPPGARRRG comes from the coding sequence ATGCCGCTGCCCAACGGCGCGGGCCGCCCTGGCCCGGCCCGGACCAACGGGGAACAGCCTGCAACCACCGGATCGCAGGGACGTCCCTGGTGGCGCCGCAGGCGCCTGTGGGCCGGGGCCGTGGCCGCCGGCCTGCTGCTGGGCGGCGCGGGCCTGTGGCTGCGGCAGCGGAGCACCACCACCGATGCCGCCATTGAGCCCTTCACCGTGCTGGCCCGCTCCGGAGATCTGCCAGGTGTGGTGAATGCCGCCGCCGAACTGGAGGCGGAACAGCGGGTGAATGTGAGCCCGAAGCGCCAGGGCATCCTGGAGGAACTGTTCGTGGAGGAGGGCGACCGGGTGGAGACCGGCCAGCCCCTGGCGCGCATGGATGCCGGCGACCTGCAGGAGCGCCTGCGGGAGCTCAAGGCCCAGCTGATCTCCGCCCAGGCCCAGCTGGAGCGCAGCCGCAGCGAGCTGGAGCGCAATGAGCGGCTCTACCGCCAGAACGCCATCAGCCTGAGCGATTACAACACCGTGCGCAGCACCTTCCTGGTGGAGCAGGCTGCCGTGAACGCCGCCCGCCAGCGGCTGGAGGCCCGCCGGGTGGAGCAGGCCGACCTGATCGTGCGCGCCCCCTTCGCCGGCGTCGTCACCCAGCGCTTCGCCGACCCCGGTGCCTTCGTCACCCCCACCACCACCGCATCCGCCACCGCCGGTGCCACCAGTTCCTCGATCGTGGAGCTCTCCCAGGGGCTGGAGGTGGTGGCCAAGGTGCCGGAGAGCGATATCGGCCGGGTGCGCCAGGGCCAGCAGGCCAGCGTGCGGGTGGACGCCTTCCCCGATCGCCGCTTCGCCGCCCGCGTCAAGCGGATCACACCCCGGGCCGTGAAGCTGAACAACGTCACCTCCTTCGACGTGTTTCTGCAGTTCGTGGAGCCCACTCCCGAGCTGCGCATCGGCATGACCGCCGATGTGGGCTTCCAGACCGGCCTGCTCCAGGCCCGCACCCTGGTGCCCACCGTGGCAATCGTCACCGAGAACGGCCAGCCCGGCGTGCTGCTGGTGGGCAAGGACCGCAAACCCAGCTTCCAGCCCGTGGAACTGGGCAGCAGCGGCGGCAAGGACACGGAAATCCTCTCCGGCCTCGAACCGGGCACCCGCATTTTCATCGACCTGCCGCCGGGCGCCCGGCGCCGCGGCTGA